In Quercus robur chromosome 10, dhQueRobu3.1, whole genome shotgun sequence, a genomic segment contains:
- the LOC126703871 gene encoding uncharacterized protein LOC126703871 yields the protein MTALAWNCRGMGSAPAVRALTDEVKKGDPVLVFLAETKASQRRIKGLQRKLGLTQGITVLSDGRSGGLAMLWKEGADVRFKSCSNSHIDMVVCEGNGALPWRATGFYGHPDAGMRPISWNLLELLNRQCNMPWVVFGDFNEILNSDEKLGWLERDARQMECFRECLSNCGLFDLGFVGQRFTWCNGRIGDQRTLVRLDRIVANEAWLNMFPEAKVVHRSMAASDHCLLSLSIRMRETRKVARKRFMFEEMWTREEGCREVIERAWDPLDCNPELSIQKRLKCCQFQLQNWNCRVFGNVNKSLKQKQSRLQHLEELNLLHESAEEVQKLKMEINEVMLREEIMWNQRSRALWIKYGDRNTRWRENYEEVEEVILKYFKEIYSTTFPTEFGASLGAVDRRVTEAMNDDLLKELKEEEVWQALMQMHPTKSPGPDVLANRLKRVLPDVVDEAQSAFVPGRQITDNVLVVFEVMHCINQRRKGKEGLTAIKLDMSKAYDRVE from the exons ATGACGGCGCTAGCGTGGAACTGCCGGGGAATGGGATCAGCTCCGGCGGTTCGAGCTCTCACCGACGAGGTGAAGAAAGGTGATCCGGTTTTGGTTTTTCTAGCGGAGACCAAAGCTTCTCAGAGAAGAATTAAGGGGCTCCAACGCAAGCTGGGTCTAACACAGGGCATTACGGTGCTGTCCGATGGCCGGAGTGGGGGCTTGGCAATGCTGTGGAAAGAAGGAGCTGACGTGAGGTTCAAAAGTTGCTCAAATTCGCACATCGACATGGTGGTGTGCGAGGGTAATGGAGCTTTACCATGGCGAGCTACGGGATTTTACGGCCACCCCGATGCAGGTATGAGACCTATCTCATGGAATTTACTTGAATTATTAAATAGACAGTGCAATATGCCTTGGGTTGTGtttggtgattttaatgaaattctgaATTCTGATGAAAAATTAGGATGGTTGGAGAGGGATGCTAGACAGATGGAATGTTTTAGAGAGTGTTTAAGTAATTgtggtttgtttgatttgggttttgtgggtCAGAGATTCACCTGGTGTAATGGGAGAATTGGAGATCAACGAACTCTGGTTAGGCTGGATAGAATAGTAGCTAATGAGGCTTGGTTGAATATGTTTCCGGAGGCGAAAGTGGTTCACAGATCAATGGCGGCCTCTGATCATTGTTTGCTGTCGTTATCGATTAGAATGAGAGAGACGAGGAAGGTAGCTAGGAAAAGATTTATGTTTGAAGAGATGTGGACTAGGGAAGAGGGCTGTAGAGAGGTGATTGAAAGGGCCTGGGACCCTCTGGATTGTAATCCGGAGCTGTCGATTCAGAAACGCTTGAAATGCTGCCAGTTTCAGCTCCAGAATTGGAACTGCAGAGTGTTTGGAAATGTTAATAAATCTCTGAAGCAGAAGCAAAGTCGATTACAACACCTGGAAGAGCTGAATTTACTCCACGAGTCGGCAGAGGAAGTTCAAAAGTTGAAAATGGAAATTAATGAAGTTATGCTTAGGGAGGAGATAATGTGGAATCAAAGGTCAAGGGCGCTGTGGATCAAATACGGTGATCGGAACACAAG GTGGAGAGAGAACTATGAGGAAGTTGAAGAGGTTATCCTGAAGTATTTCAAGGAGATTTATAGTACGACTTTCCCCACTGAGTTTGGTGCGAGTCTGGGTGCAGTAGACAGGAGGGTGACGGAGGCCATGAATGACGACCTTTTAAAAGAACTTAAGGAAGAAGAAGTTTGGCAAGCTCTCATGCAAATGCATCCAACAAAATCTCCAGGACCGGACG TACTTGCTAATAGGTTGAAGAGGGTCCTCCCGGATGTTGTTGACGAAGCCCAAAGTGCTTTTGTTCCAGGAAGGCAAATCACAGATAACGTTCTAGTAGTGTTCGAAGTTATGCATTGCATTAATCAAAGGAGGAAGGGGAAAGAAGGGCTAACGGCAATTAAACTCGATATGAGCAAGGCGTACGATCGGGTAGAATAA